From Pseudomonas putida, one genomic window encodes:
- a CDS encoding HlyD family secretion protein, producing the protein MKKFFSLIATLLVLTAAVVIGRQLWLHYMTTPWTRDGRVRADIINVAADVPGYVVDVPVKDNQRVKKGDLLIRIDPEHYQLAVDQAKALVASRKATWEMRKVNARRRADMDNLVISKENRDDASNIANAALADYQQAQAALAAAELNLTRTRIVATVDGYVTNLNIHKGDYARTGEAVMAVVDEHSFWVYGFFEETKLPHVKVGDQAELQMMSGERLKGHVQSIARGIYDRDNPQSRELIADVNPTFNWVRLAQRVPVRIHIDEVPDGFLLAAGTTCTVVVTPSDG; encoded by the coding sequence ATGAAAAAGTTCTTCAGCCTGATTGCCACCTTGCTGGTGCTGACTGCTGCCGTGGTGATCGGTCGCCAGTTGTGGCTGCACTACATGACGACGCCCTGGACCCGCGACGGGCGCGTGCGGGCCGACATCATCAATGTCGCCGCCGACGTGCCCGGTTATGTGGTGGATGTACCGGTCAAGGATAACCAGCGGGTGAAGAAGGGCGACCTGCTGATCCGGATCGACCCCGAGCACTACCAGTTGGCCGTCGACCAGGCCAAGGCGCTGGTTGCCTCGCGCAAGGCCACCTGGGAGATGCGCAAGGTCAACGCCCGGCGCCGTGCCGACATGGACAACCTGGTGATCTCCAAGGAAAACCGCGACGACGCCAGCAATATCGCCAACGCCGCGCTGGCCGACTATCAACAGGCCCAGGCAGCCCTGGCAGCGGCCGAGTTGAACCTCACACGCACCCGCATCGTTGCCACGGTCGATGGCTACGTGACCAACCTGAATATCCACAAAGGTGACTATGCGCGTACCGGTGAGGCGGTGATGGCGGTGGTCGATGAACACTCGTTCTGGGTTTACGGCTTCTTTGAGGAAACCAAGCTGCCGCATGTGAAGGTGGGTGACCAGGCTGAGCTGCAGATGATGAGCGGCGAACGGCTCAAGGGCCATGTGCAGAGCATCGCCCGGGGCATCTACGACCGCGATAACCCGCAGAGCCGCGAGCTGATCGCCGACGTGAACCCGACCTTCAACTGGGTGCGCCTGGCCCAGCGGGTGCCGGTGCGGATACACATCGATGAAGTGCCGGACGGGTTTCTGCTGGCGGCAGGGACGACGTGCACCGTGGTGGTGACGCCGAGCGATGGGTGA
- a CDS encoding DUF1656 domain-containing protein: MPREIAFHGVYMPTMTLMFLFALGLAWGLDRFIASHDGYRFFWHPALLRLSLFVCLFGALALSLYR, from the coding sequence ATGCCCCGTGAGATCGCCTTCCATGGCGTGTACATGCCCACCATGACCTTGATGTTCCTGTTCGCCCTGGGCCTGGCCTGGGGCCTGGACCGCTTCATCGCCAGCCATGATGGCTACCGCTTCTTCTGGCACCCGGCGCTGTTGCGCCTGAGCCTGTTCGTCTGCCTGTTCGGCGCCCTGGCGCTGTCGCTCTACCGGTGA
- a CDS encoding glucosyltransferase domain-containing protein: MHIVPLLMADMSVLDDYARQYLARNDWVQDGRPLAALLNAVLSFGPAAVNLYPLPLLLAVLITAHALANLVQHWFTLPTVSAVLVVLPLWMQPFFLQNLSYQYDGASMALSLACSLWAITLGCQWAKPWLGGTLLVAASAALYQPGLNVFAGLCCLEIMRVVMNGSRFAMVCKVAAVRLGQLLVGVGLFYVSCAWMVRSERTALLAFDGLWLTEMSQRLAATVEVVSVLVTPWVFWGAVGLCLLAAFSLGRKLQALWRRPYALSERLGLVAALLLPVALILLCIPGLILFLEHFDPTARVLMGLGAALTMLLYVVHDALAALPRVRLVVLATSIVFMLSMSFAYGRVLMLQKALHQAVAQSVAHDLSSQPELAAARHYYLLGYWQSRLWVPAAKGTLAHMPAIEVIDANRYVMLPEMLPRVGIDDPRTFYQSPPLTRRQVLARSPSPRVVSRFYDIHLVGDAAYVLIKLPQATGQEH, translated from the coding sequence TTGCATATCGTCCCGCTGCTGATGGCCGACATGTCAGTCCTGGACGACTACGCGCGCCAATACCTGGCACGCAATGACTGGGTGCAAGACGGTCGGCCGCTGGCCGCCTTGCTCAATGCCGTACTGAGTTTCGGCCCCGCTGCTGTGAACCTCTACCCATTGCCATTGCTGCTTGCCGTGCTGATTACCGCACACGCGCTGGCCAACCTGGTGCAGCACTGGTTCACGCTACCGACGGTGAGTGCCGTGCTGGTGGTGTTGCCGTTGTGGATGCAGCCGTTCTTCCTGCAGAACCTTTCCTATCAATATGATGGGGCGTCGATGGCCTTGTCGCTGGCGTGTAGCCTGTGGGCGATCACCCTTGGCTGCCAATGGGCGAAACCATGGCTCGGCGGCACATTGCTGGTGGCCGCCAGCGCTGCGCTCTACCAACCCGGCCTGAACGTATTCGCGGGTTTGTGTTGCCTGGAAATCATGCGTGTGGTCATGAACGGCAGCCGGTTTGCAATGGTTTGCAAGGTTGCAGCGGTGCGCTTGGGGCAGTTGCTGGTTGGCGTGGGGCTTTTCTATGTGTCCTGCGCCTGGATGGTGCGCAGTGAGCGTACGGCGCTGCTTGCTTTCGACGGGCTGTGGCTGACTGAAATGTCCCAGCGCCTTGCGGCCACGGTCGAAGTTGTCAGCGTGTTGGTCACACCTTGGGTGTTCTGGGGTGCCGTTGGTTTGTGCCTGTTGGCGGCATTCTCACTGGGCCGCAAGCTGCAAGCACTGTGGCGTCGTCCCTACGCCTTGAGCGAGCGGCTGGGGTTGGTCGCGGCGTTGCTGTTACCGGTTGCGCTGATACTGCTATGCATTCCAGGCCTCATTCTGTTCCTGGAGCACTTCGACCCCACCGCGCGGGTACTGATGGGCCTGGGGGCCGCGCTGACCATGTTGCTTTACGTGGTGCACGACGCCTTGGCAGCGTTGCCCCGTGTGCGCCTGGTCGTTCTGGCCACCTCGATCGTGTTCATGCTCTCCATGTCCTTTGCGTACGGCCGGGTGCTGATGCTGCAGAAGGCCTTGCACCAAGCAGTCGCCCAGTCCGTTGCCCATGACCTCTCGTCCCAGCCGGAGCTGGCCGCAGCCAGGCATTACTACCTGCTCGGCTATTGGCAGTCCAGGCTTTGGGTGCCTGCTGCCAAAGGTACCTTGGCGCATATGCCAGCGATCGAAGTCATCGATGCGAACCGGTATGTGATGCTGCCAGAAATGCTCCCGCGGGTGGGTATCGACGACCCTCGCACGTTCTACCAGTCGCCGCCGCTGACCCGTCGGCAGGTATTGGCCCGCAGTCCCTCGCCACGGGTCGTGAGCAGGTTCTATGACATCCATTTGGTGGGTGATGCCGCTTATGTGCTGATCAAGCTGCCGCAGGCAACCGGACAGGAGCACTGA
- a CDS encoding LysR family transcriptional regulator yields MDTLQNMRAFSCVAQLGSFTAAAAQLDTTTANVSRAVSNLEAHLQTRLLNRTTRRIALTEAGKRYLMRCEQILTYVEEAEAEASDAHARPAGQLKVHSMTGVGQHFVVDAIARYRESHPDVTFDLTMANRVPDLLDEGYDVSIVLATELPDSGFVSQRLGITYSIVCASPDYVARHGFAHKPVDLLQHACLRMVSPVIPLEKWLFDGPEGQELVNISSSPFQVNSADAMKTAIRSGMGMGVLPIYSAIEGLRDGSLVRVMPDYRLQELNLYAIYPSRQYLDAKIKTWVEYLRNSLPEILAAHEADLKTHELLIAN; encoded by the coding sequence ATGGACACCCTGCAAAACATGCGTGCTTTCAGTTGCGTAGCCCAGCTTGGCAGTTTCACTGCTGCTGCGGCGCAACTGGATACGACCACCGCGAACGTGTCGCGGGCGGTCTCCAACCTGGAAGCCCATCTGCAAACCCGGCTGCTGAACCGAACCACGCGGCGCATCGCCCTGACCGAGGCGGGCAAGCGTTACCTGATGCGCTGTGAACAGATCCTGACCTACGTCGAAGAGGCCGAAGCCGAGGCGAGCGATGCGCATGCCCGCCCTGCCGGGCAATTGAAGGTGCACTCGATGACCGGGGTCGGCCAGCACTTCGTGGTCGATGCCATCGCCCGCTACCGCGAGTCGCACCCGGACGTGACGTTCGACCTGACCATGGCCAACCGCGTGCCCGACCTGCTCGACGAAGGCTATGACGTGTCCATCGTGCTGGCCACCGAGCTGCCGGACTCGGGCTTCGTGTCGCAGCGTCTGGGCATTACCTACAGCATCGTCTGCGCCTCGCCAGACTATGTGGCCAGGCACGGCTTCGCGCACAAGCCGGTCGACCTGCTGCAGCATGCCTGCCTGCGCATGGTCAGCCCGGTGATCCCGCTGGAAAAGTGGTTGTTCGACGGCCCGGAGGGCCAGGAGCTGGTCAACATCAGCAGTTCGCCGTTCCAGGTCAATTCTGCCGACGCGATGAAAACCGCGATTCGCAGCGGCATGGGCATGGGCGTGCTGCCGATCTACTCGGCCATCGAGGGTTTGCGTGATGGCAGCCTGGTACGGGTGATGCCGGACTACAGGCTGCAGGAGCTGAACCTGTATGCGATCTACCCGTCGCGCCAGTATCTGGATGCGAAGATCAAGACCTGGGTGGAGTACCTGCGCAATTCCTTGCCAGAAATTCTCGCAGCCCACGAAGCGGACCTGAAAACCCACGAGTTGCTCATCGCGAACTGA
- a CDS encoding GtrA family protein yields the protein MVRFARYGLVGIVNTALHGLVFWGALALGLNQGQSNLLAFAVAATVSYHINARFTFAVRPTGSHYLVFMAGMGGISLVLGAIADWAQLSPWLTVLTFSATSLIVGYSYSHAVVFKRREA from the coding sequence ATGGTTCGTTTCGCTCGCTATGGCCTGGTTGGCATCGTTAATACCGCCTTGCACGGGTTGGTGTTCTGGGGGGCGCTGGCGCTGGGGTTGAATCAGGGGCAGAGCAACCTGCTGGCCTTCGCCGTGGCGGCAACGGTGTCCTATCACATCAATGCCCGCTTTACCTTTGCCGTCAGGCCAACGGGGTCGCACTACCTGGTGTTCATGGCCGGCATGGGTGGCATCAGCCTAGTGCTCGGGGCCATCGCCGATTGGGCGCAGTTGTCGCCCTGGTTGACCGTGCTTACGTTTTCAGCCACCAGCCTGATCGTCGGCTACAGCTACTCGCACGCGGTGGTTTTCAAGCGGAGGGAGGCATGA
- a CDS encoding FUSC family protein, whose protein sequence is MSASSLPLRWLHSLEWRRGFFAWARTDGVTWVYICKVLAAAFITLWLAMRLELPQPRTAMITVFIVMQPQSGHVFAKSFYRVLGTLAGSAMMVALIALFAQNTELFLPSLALWVGLCSAGAMRYRTFRAYGFVLAGYTAAMTGLPVLEHPDQAFMAAVWRVLEIGLGILVSTFVSAAVLPQSASAAMRNALYQRFGVFAGVVVEALRGDSQRDRFETSNVRFVAEAVGLESLRNVTAFEDPHMRRRSGRLVRMNSEFMAITTRFNALHRLLERLRARGPLTIVGAIEPGLNTLVELLEPYVGRALTDADALRLTLELAAYKEGLQAQVRGLRAEYLLTDPSESDQLDFHTAFELLYRFVDEMYSYAETHASLAAHTHEREQWDEPYVAQTSWLVSLAAGVRASAVLLLLGSYWLLSDWPSGGMMTLIATVTVGLSAASPNPKRMSFQMACGTAIGAFIGFFETFFVFPWIDGFALLCMVLAPVFTLGAFLSSRPAYAGYGIGLLVFFAIGSVPNNLTVYDPYTFINDYIGMVIGMFVCAAAGAIILPPNSRWLWSRLEQELREQVLFAISGRLRGLGSAFESRTRDLLHQAYGLAAGQPQVQSQLMGWMLTVLEIGHAVIELRKEQARAPVHPAYAESQPWRQAIRVMGRALARLFLQPSASNHERALVAVDHAISRVQATDEPFARHFDTSVLRRVQSYLHFIRSSLLDPQSPLATAKGLHDAP, encoded by the coding sequence ATGAGTGCATCGAGCCTGCCCCTGCGCTGGCTGCACAGCCTGGAATGGCGCCGGGGTTTCTTTGCCTGGGCGCGTACCGACGGGGTGACGTGGGTCTACATCTGCAAGGTGCTGGCCGCTGCGTTCATCACCCTGTGGCTGGCCATGCGACTGGAGCTGCCACAGCCGCGCACGGCGATGATCACCGTGTTCATCGTCATGCAGCCGCAGAGCGGCCATGTCTTCGCCAAGAGTTTCTACCGGGTGCTCGGCACCCTGGCCGGCTCGGCGATGATGGTGGCGCTGATTGCCCTGTTCGCGCAGAACACTGAGCTGTTCCTGCCCAGCCTGGCGCTGTGGGTGGGCCTGTGTTCGGCGGGCGCCATGCGCTACCGCACCTTTCGCGCCTATGGTTTCGTGCTGGCCGGCTACACCGCAGCCATGACCGGCCTGCCGGTGCTGGAACACCCAGACCAAGCGTTCATGGCGGCCGTGTGGCGGGTGCTGGAGATTGGCTTGGGCATCCTCGTTTCGACCTTCGTCAGCGCCGCGGTCCTGCCGCAGTCGGCCAGCGCCGCGATGCGCAATGCGCTGTACCAGCGTTTTGGCGTGTTCGCCGGGGTCGTGGTCGAGGCCTTGCGTGGTGACAGCCAGCGAGACCGTTTCGAAACCAGCAACGTCAGGTTCGTCGCCGAGGCGGTCGGCCTGGAAAGCCTGCGCAACGTCACCGCCTTCGAAGACCCGCACATGCGCAGGCGCTCTGGCCGCCTGGTGCGCATGAACAGCGAGTTCATGGCCATCACCACGCGCTTCAACGCCCTGCACCGGTTGCTTGAGCGCCTGCGCGCCCGTGGGCCGCTCACCATCGTCGGGGCCATCGAGCCGGGTTTGAACACCTTGGTCGAGCTGCTTGAGCCCTATGTCGGGCGCGCGCTGACCGATGCCGATGCGTTGCGCCTGACGCTGGAGCTGGCGGCCTACAAAGAGGGCCTGCAGGCTCAGGTACGTGGCCTGCGCGCCGAATACCTGCTGACCGACCCCAGCGAGTCCGACCAGCTCGATTTCCATACCGCTTTCGAGCTGCTCTATCGCTTCGTCGACGAGATGTACAGCTACGCCGAAACCCACGCCTCCCTGGCCGCGCACACGCATGAGCGCGAGCAGTGGGATGAGCCTTACGTGGCCCAGACCAGCTGGCTGGTATCGCTGGCCGCCGGCGTGCGCGCCTCGGCGGTGTTGTTGCTGCTGGGCAGCTACTGGTTGCTCAGCGACTGGCCAAGTGGGGGCATGATGACCTTGATCGCCACCGTCACCGTAGGCCTGTCGGCGGCTTCGCCGAACCCCAAACGCATGTCGTTCCAGATGGCCTGCGGCACGGCGATCGGGGCGTTCATCGGCTTCTTCGAAACCTTCTTCGTGTTCCCTTGGATCGACGGCTTCGCGCTGCTGTGCATGGTGCTGGCGCCGGTGTTCACGCTGGGTGCCTTCCTGTCTTCGCGGCCTGCCTACGCGGGTTACGGCATAGGCCTGCTGGTGTTCTTCGCCATCGGCTCAGTGCCTAACAACCTGACCGTGTACGACCCTTACACCTTCATCAACGACTACATCGGCATGGTCATCGGTATGTTCGTCTGCGCTGCGGCGGGGGCGATCATCCTGCCGCCCAACAGCCGCTGGTTGTGGAGCCGCCTGGAGCAGGAACTGCGCGAGCAGGTGTTGTTCGCCATCAGCGGTCGCCTGCGCGGCCTGGGCTCGGCGTTCGAAAGCCGCACCCGTGACCTGTTGCACCAGGCCTATGGCCTGGCCGCCGGCCAGCCGCAGGTACAAAGCCAGCTGATGGGCTGGATGTTGACGGTGCTGGAAATCGGCCATGCGGTCATCGAGCTGCGCAAGGAGCAGGCCCGCGCACCCGTCCACCCGGCGTATGCCGAGTCGCAGCCTTGGCGCCAGGCAATTCGTGTCATGGGCCGGGCGCTGGCGCGGCTGTTCCTGCAGCCCAGTGCCAGCAACCACGAGCGCGCGCTGGTGGCGGTCGACCACGCCATCAGCCGTGTGCAGGCTACCGACGAACCCTTCGCCCGGCACTTCGACACCTCGGTACTGCGCCGCGTGCAGAGCTACCTGCACTTCATCCGTTCCTCCCTGCTCGACCCACAGTCGCCGTTAGCTACGGCGAAAGGATTGCACGATGCTCCGTGA
- a CDS encoding glycosyltransferase family 2 protein has product MNITLVAPLYNEQDTLERFYHAVRSEPTLQGVTVEILLVNDGSSDASEQICTELAARDEWVTVVNFSRNFGKESALFAGLEYANGDAVVPIDVDLQDPVELIAQMIELWQQGADVVLAKRRSRATDTRLKRWTARLYYRLHNRIASTRIEENVGDFRLLDRKVVAAIRQLPEQQLFMKGVLSWVGFRTEIVEYDRPERTAGTSKFSFWRLWNLALDGITSFSTVPLRLWSYVGGGVSLSAFVFAMYMVIDKMLFGNDVPGYPSLMTAVLFLGGVQLIGIGILGEYIGRIYQETKHRPRYVVRKVVRRHRQPM; this is encoded by the coding sequence ATGAACATTACCCTGGTCGCACCCCTGTACAACGAGCAGGACACCCTTGAACGCTTTTATCATGCGGTACGCAGCGAGCCGACGCTGCAGGGGGTGACGGTCGAGATCCTGCTGGTCAACGATGGCAGCAGCGATGCCAGCGAGCAGATTTGCACCGAGTTGGCGGCGCGCGATGAATGGGTCACGGTGGTCAACTTCTCGCGCAATTTCGGCAAGGAGTCCGCCCTGTTCGCGGGCCTCGAATACGCCAATGGCGATGCGGTGGTGCCGATCGACGTCGACCTGCAGGACCCTGTTGAGCTGATCGCACAGATGATCGAGCTGTGGCAGCAGGGGGCCGACGTTGTGCTGGCCAAGCGCCGTAGCCGTGCGACCGACACCCGGCTCAAACGTTGGACTGCACGCCTGTATTACCGCTTGCACAACCGCATCGCCTCGACCCGGATCGAGGAAAACGTCGGTGATTTTCGCCTGTTGGACCGCAAGGTGGTGGCCGCCATCCGCCAGTTGCCGGAGCAGCAGTTGTTCATGAAAGGTGTGTTGTCCTGGGTGGGTTTTCGTACCGAAATCGTCGAGTACGACCGGCCCGAACGTACGGCGGGCACCAGCAAATTCAGCTTCTGGCGGCTATGGAACCTGGCCCTGGATGGCATCACCTCGTTCAGCACGGTGCCTTTGCGGCTATGGAGTTACGTGGGTGGAGGGGTATCGCTGTCGGCGTTCGTGTTTGCGATGTACATGGTGATCGACAAAATGCTGTTCGGAAACGATGTGCCGGGCTATCCGTCGTTGATGACGGCAGTGCTGTTCCTGGGCGGGGTGCAGTTGATCGGCATCGGAATATTGGGCGAATACATAGGGCGGATCTACCAGGAGACCAAGCATCGGCCCCGGTACGTGGTGCGCAAGGTAGTGAGGCGGCACAGGCAACCCATGTGA
- a CDS encoding efflux transporter outer membrane subunit, whose translation MPRRIIRTLQAFSACAISLTLSGCIGTWGIAPQSKTLQANTLTTDAAIRAAASDAHWPDQQWWRAYHDPQLNHWLDLAVAGSPSLAMAAARVRAAKAMAGVVESAEQLQANGQAALKRHNWPEDQFYGPGALSGANTWDNNAAIGFSYALDLWGRERNASEQAVDQAHMSVAEARQAQLELQNNVVRAYIQLSLHFAQRDIVQAELKQQEQILALAKRRLDGGIGTHLEVSQAEAPLPETHRQLDSLDEEIALTRNQLAALAGKGPGEGAQIQRPRLTLAAPVQLPSALPAELVGQRPDVVASRWQVAAQARGIDVAHAGFFPNVDLVGSLGFMATGGGPLEFLTGRKFNYNVGPAVSLPIFDGGRLRSQLGAAAAGYDVAVARYNQTVIGALKHISDQLIRRESMQEQAHFAAESVAAAQKTYDIAMIAFQRGLTDYLNVLNAQTLLLRQQNVQQQVQAARLIAHAELVTALGGGLQAGKDVPEQERQAAPTTPATLAVFDRKPDHAE comes from the coding sequence GTGCCGCGTCGCATCATCAGAACGCTTCAGGCGTTCAGTGCCTGTGCCATTAGCCTCACCTTGAGCGGCTGTATCGGAACTTGGGGCATTGCCCCACAAAGCAAGACCCTCCAAGCCAATACCTTGACCACCGACGCAGCCATCCGTGCAGCCGCCAGCGATGCCCACTGGCCCGACCAGCAGTGGTGGCGTGCCTACCATGACCCGCAACTGAACCATTGGCTGGACCTGGCCGTGGCGGGTAGCCCGAGCCTGGCCATGGCCGCAGCGCGGGTGCGCGCAGCCAAGGCCATGGCCGGCGTGGTCGAGTCGGCAGAACAGCTGCAGGCCAACGGCCAGGCGGCGCTCAAGCGCCACAACTGGCCTGAAGATCAGTTCTACGGCCCTGGCGCACTGTCGGGTGCCAACACCTGGGACAACAACGCCGCCATCGGCTTCAGCTATGCCCTGGACCTTTGGGGGCGCGAACGCAACGCCAGCGAACAGGCCGTGGACCAGGCGCACATGAGCGTGGCCGAGGCCCGCCAGGCGCAACTGGAACTGCAGAACAACGTGGTGCGTGCCTACATTCAGCTGAGCCTGCACTTCGCCCAGCGTGACATCGTCCAGGCCGAGCTCAAGCAGCAGGAGCAGATTCTGGCTTTGGCCAAGCGCCGCCTGGACGGCGGTATCGGTACCCATCTGGAGGTCAGCCAGGCCGAGGCCCCGCTGCCCGAAACCCATCGCCAACTGGACAGCCTCGACGAAGAAATCGCGCTTACCCGCAACCAGCTGGCTGCGCTGGCGGGCAAGGGGCCAGGGGAGGGCGCGCAGATCCAGCGCCCCAGACTGACCCTCGCCGCCCCTGTGCAGCTGCCGTCTGCGCTGCCGGCCGAGCTGGTCGGCCAGCGCCCCGACGTGGTTGCCAGCCGCTGGCAGGTGGCCGCCCAGGCGCGTGGCATCGACGTCGCTCACGCTGGCTTCTTCCCTAACGTCGACCTGGTCGGCAGCCTGGGCTTCATGGCCACCGGTGGCGGGCCGCTGGAATTTCTCACCGGGCGCAAGTTCAACTACAACGTCGGGCCGGCCGTCAGCCTGCCCATCTTCGACGGCGGCCGCTTGCGCTCGCAGCTGGGGGCGGCTGCGGCGGGCTATGACGTGGCCGTGGCGCGCTACAACCAGACGGTCATTGGCGCGTTGAAGCACATTTCCGACCAGTTGATCCGCCGTGAGTCGATGCAGGAACAGGCGCATTTCGCCGCTGAATCCGTGGCCGCTGCACAGAAGACCTACGACATCGCCATGATCGCCTTCCAGCGGGGCCTGACCGACTACCTCAACGTGCTCAATGCCCAGACCTTGCTGCTGCGCCAGCAGAACGTGCAGCAGCAGGTGCAGGCCGCGCGCCTGATCGCCCATGCCGAGCTGGTGACCGCCCTGGGCGGTGGCCTTCAGGCCGGCAAGGACGTGCCTGAGCAGGAGCGCCAGGCAGCGCCGACCACCCCAGCCACCCTGGCTGTTTTCGACCGCAAACCGGACCACGCCGAATGA
- a CDS encoding 2-hydroxyacid dehydrogenase → MKKTVLAFSRITPAMAERLQQDFNVIVPNPKLGDISAQFNEALPEAHGLIGAGRKLGRAQLEGAAKLEVVSSVSVGYDNYDVDYFNERGIALTNTPDVLTESTADLGFSLIMGCARRTAELDAWTKAGQWQATVGPAHFGSDVHGKTLGIVGLGNIGAAVARRGRFGFNMPVLYAGNSRKPALEQELGAQYRSLEQLLAESDFVCIVVPLSDATRQLIGARELKLMKPSAFLINIARGPVVDEAALVEALQNGTIRGAGLDVYEKEPLSESPLFKLPNALTLPHIGSATAETREAMANRAMDNLRAALLGERPRDLVNPQVWKG, encoded by the coding sequence ATGAAAAAGACCGTCCTGGCCTTCAGCCGCATAACCCCGGCCATGGCCGAGCGCCTGCAGCAAGATTTCAACGTGATCGTGCCCAACCCCAAGCTCGGCGACATCAGTGCCCAGTTCAATGAAGCCTTGCCCGAAGCCCACGGCCTGATCGGCGCCGGTCGCAAGCTCGGCCGCGCGCAACTCGAAGGGGCCGCCAAACTGGAAGTGGTGTCCAGCGTCTCGGTGGGCTACGACAACTACGACGTCGACTACTTCAACGAGCGCGGCATCGCCCTGACCAACACGCCTGACGTGCTGACCGAAAGCACCGCCGACCTGGGCTTCTCGCTGATCATGGGCTGCGCACGGCGCACGGCCGAACTGGACGCCTGGACCAAGGCCGGCCAATGGCAGGCCACCGTCGGCCCAGCGCACTTCGGCAGCGACGTGCACGGCAAGACGCTGGGCATCGTCGGCCTGGGCAACATCGGCGCGGCCGTCGCCCGCCGTGGCCGCTTCGGTTTCAACATGCCGGTGCTGTATGCCGGCAACAGCCGCAAACCAGCACTGGAGCAGGAGCTCGGGGCCCAATACCGCAGCCTTGAGCAACTGCTGGCAGAATCCGATTTCGTCTGCATCGTGGTGCCGCTGTCCGACGCCACCCGCCAGCTGATCGGCGCTCGCGAGCTGAAGCTGATGAAGCCGAGCGCCTTCCTGATCAACATCGCCCGTGGCCCGGTGGTCGACGAAGCAGCGCTGGTCGAGGCGCTGCAAAACGGCACCATTCGCGGCGCGGGCCTGGATGTCTACGAAAAGGAGCCGCTGAGCGAGTCGCCGCTGTTCAAACTGCCCAATGCCCTGACGCTGCCGCACATCGGTTCGGCCACCGCCGAAACCCGTGAGGCCATGGCCAACCGGGCAATGGACAACCTGCGCGCTGCGCTGCTGGGCGAACGGCCGCGGGATCTGGTGAATCCACAGGTGTGGAAGGGCTGA
- a CDS encoding universal stress protein, with protein sequence MPSPVLIAIDASPASTALLTLARRYCRPDEHELHVLLAIDSTFAVHDKPAPYTAEELEQYPAACEEQRLADRAVAEAVASLKQAGFSSQGCMVAGQPVEAIVAKAQEIKCELIIMGHRHLSRLGRMLDPSVSAKVIDRVTVPVLVGAAV encoded by the coding sequence ATGCCCAGCCCCGTCCTGATCGCCATCGACGCCTCCCCTGCCTCGACCGCCCTGCTCACCCTCGCCCGCCGCTACTGCCGGCCCGACGAACACGAACTGCACGTATTGCTGGCCATCGACTCGACGTTCGCCGTGCACGACAAGCCTGCGCCTTACACCGCCGAGGAACTGGAGCAATACCCTGCCGCCTGTGAGGAACAACGCCTGGCCGACCGTGCCGTGGCCGAAGCCGTGGCATCGCTCAAGCAGGCCGGCTTCAGCAGCCAAGGCTGCATGGTCGCAGGGCAACCGGTCGAGGCCATCGTCGCCAAGGCGCAGGAAATCAAGTGCGAGCTGATCATCATGGGCCACCGCCACCTGTCGCGCCTGGGTCGGATGCTGGACCCGTCAGTCAGTGCGAAGGTGATCGACCGGGTCACAGTGCCGGTCTTGGTCGGGGCGGCAGTCTAG